ACAGAGCTAATGTGTTTTCGAAATGTTCCATGGTCTCCAGGTTTTCCATGTCGCCGATATGCTGGCTGATGAAGGCATAATTGTCTTTGGTTAAACAGAAAGTGTTCTTCTCCTCAGCACCACAGCCGAGCACCTGCTTAGCTGTGAAAGGTAGGTGAATAGGATACGGTGCATAGCTGCGAGCACGCCGTGTAAGCTGGAGCTCGCCTCTTTCGATGACAGTCACACTGTCGTCATACCTGGCATGTATGTCACGGTTATGGACCAGGAAGCAATCAGCAATTCCCAAGAGCCGTCTGACAGCCTCATCGTTATCTTTGGCAATCGGCTCCTCGCTGATATTGCCGCTGGTCATTACCAACGGCAGTCCTATATCTCTGAGCAAGAGATGATGCAGTGGAGTGTATGGTAGCATCACACCAAGGTATTTAAGGTTTGGAGTTACTGCCTCGCATACCGTGGACTCTGGCTTCCACCCCATCAGCACTATTGGACTCTGCGCCGATGTAAGCAGCTTTTCTTCTATTTCAGATACGTAGCAATGTCTCTTAGCTTCCTCTATGTCGGCGACCATTATGGCTAGTGGCTTGAATGGGCGTCTCTTTCTCTGGCGCAGCAGTTCAACAGCTTTCTCACTGGTGGCATCGCAGGCCAGGAGAAAACCACCCAGACCCTTGATGGCAAGAATTTTTCCTTCTTTGAGAAGACGGCTGGCAATGACAATGACGTCGGATGTTTCGACATGATTTCCCTTGACATCGAGCAGTTCCAGCTCTGGCCCGCATTTGGGGCAGGCATTGGGCTGAGCGTGGAAACGGCGGTCTAAAGGGTTTTTGTACTCTATCTGGCAATCAGTGCACATCTGAAAGGAGCGCATGGTGGTTTTGGGACGGTCGTAGGGAATGTCTTCTATAATGGTGAAGCGGGGGCCGCAATTGGTACAGTTAGTGAAGGGGTAATGGTAGCGTCTGTCTTCGGGGTTGAAGATTTCCTCAAGGCAGGCCAGGCAAGTAGCGATGTCCGGAGACACCAGTTGATATTTGTCTGCTTCGGCGATGCTACTACGGATTTCAAAGTTTGTGTAGTCTGTCGGCGGATGATAGGTAACAGTTATGCTTTCTATGCGAGCCAGCGGCGGTGCCTTATCTTGGAGGTCAAACAAGAAACGCTTCAGATCTTTGCTTTCACCTTGAACTTCAATTTTAACATCCTCGGAGGTATTGCAAACCCAGCCTTTCAGGTTGTATTTAGCAGCCAGCTGATAAACGAAAGGCCTGAAGCCAACCCCCTGAACCACGCCGCGAGTGCTTATTCGAGCTAATTCTACTGTTCCAACTCTAGCCATAAACAAATGAATTGTACTTCAGGCGAGTGCCGAGGGCAAATTTGAAATCTTTTCTTCGCAGATTCGCCTACACCTGCTTGACAGCGATGATATATGGTGCTACGATAGCCTCGTTATCCGAGGCATAACACATTATGTTAACTGGAAAGGCATGACCAGCACCACTATTATCGCTGACAGCATTGCCTGCATTACAAAAAAGCAAGCCGAGGACTATGGGATTAGAATAATCCCGGTCAATATATTATTCAACGGCCACGTTTATCGAGACTTTATAGACCTGAGTTCAACTCAGGCCTATGAGTTTCTGGAAAAAGCTCCCGAATTCTGGAAAAGTTCCGCGCCTTCTCCTGAGGACTACCTTGAGGCCTACCGGGAACTCAGTAAGCATGCTCGTAGTATCCTAGTGGTCACCATATCCTCAAAACTGAGCATGTTCTACTGCAGTGCCCAAAATGCTAAAGAGATATTCAAGGAAGAGTCACCTCAAACTGCCATTGAAGTTCTTGACAGCGAAACCGTTGCCGCTGCTGAAGGTCTTATCGCTTTGGCAGCAGCCAGAGCAGCCGCCGAGGGTAAGTCTTTTGATGAAGTCATTTCCATAGCTAAAAAA
This window of the Chloroflexota bacterium genome carries:
- the hypF gene encoding carbamoyltransferase HypF; this translates as MARVGTVELARISTRGVVQGVGFRPFVYQLAAKYNLKGWVCNTSEDVKIEVQGESKDLKRFLFDLQDKAPPLARIESITVTYHPPTDYTNFEIRSSIAEADKYQLVSPDIATCLACLEEIFNPEDRRYHYPFTNCTNCGPRFTIIEDIPYDRPKTTMRSFQMCTDCQIEYKNPLDRRFHAQPNACPKCGPELELLDVKGNHVETSDVIVIASRLLKEGKILAIKGLGGFLLACDATSEKAVELLRQRKRRPFKPLAIMVADIEEAKRHCYVSEIEEKLLTSAQSPIVLMGWKPESTVCEAVTPNLKYLGVMLPYTPLHHLLLRDIGLPLVMTSGNISEEPIAKDNDEAVRRLLGIADCFLVHNRDIHARYDDSVTVIERGELQLTRRARSYAPYPIHLPFTAKQVLGCGAEEKNTFCLTKDNYAFISQHIGDMENLETMEHFENTLALYKKLFRIEPEIVAYDLHPEYLSTKYALELGSQFSHLKLVPVQHHHAHIVSCMVDNGVESPVIGVALDGTGYGSDGRIWGGEFLAADYKGFQRMGHLEYLPLPGGAAAIRRPYRTAIGYLLKLLGEDSISPKLGFLKQVDAVEIELIKRQIQTGLNSPLSSSMGRLFDAVSALLGIRGEIDYEGQAAVELEMAAYDAGDEVGSDSYPYSIVEHDGTNIIQLKELLSAIVKDLYQDVSKATISARFHNTAAQMICKMCQLIAKKTGINRVALSGGVFQNRLLLRKVVPLLESVDFSVLTHKQVPCNDGGISLGQAVIANFS
- a CDS encoding DegV family protein, whose protein sequence is MTSTTIIADSIACITKKQAEDYGIRIIPVNILFNGHVYRDFIDLSSTQAYEFLEKAPEFWKSSAPSPEDYLEAYRELSKHARSILVVTISSKLSMFYCSAQNAKEIFKEESPQTAIEVLDSETVAAAEGLIALAAARAAAEGKSFDEVISIAKKVKGRVKFVGLLETIRHVYRTGRMPKVASEIGSMLSIKPILTGSNGNIHFAAAARTKQSGIEKMLKIMRNHVVNSEPVHVAVMHADALKEAEKLKEKIAAEFNCAELFITDFSPIMGYATGRGTLALAYYKEDRFDK